GAACAGCAATAGAACAACAGAAAAACAAGTCAAGCCAAATGCACCAAGAACTGTCTTTCCGACGCTTGTGTTTTgtatgtatagggttttccaatcagaggttttattttgatattcaaagaaaaatgctattttttaatataaatgatcggatgtttatttcattataaagaggaaggtatgccgtgaatagtgaaaaataacatgaggcaaatgaccacctcgaccacgcttacaggacaatatccttttcataaaattttccataaccgaattgtaaAGTGGCTGCCATATGTCCtcgtcctcgatagcctcacgacgtcttgaatcgaccctgagctgttggcgtagatttctctttcacgtggccctaaagaaaaaagtcacaaggtgttaaatcacaagatctcggtggccaattgtgatcatctGTTCGAGAGAtagcacggtccggaaacttttcccgtaaaagatcaatggtttcgttgcttgtttggctcgtagcgccgttttgttgaaaataaacgttctccagatcaataccatccaattccagccataaaaaatctctcggtagcgatagataacacttGCAGCAAGAAATTTTGAGTTTCTCATTGACTTCGTGGCAGTTTTTCCGAGGGCGAGGTACCCAGGTACTCTCAAATAGTagattttgtgaaaaaagtaaGTGAACTGAAAAAGCTTCTCCAATGACATGGAGAAAGATTGTGTCAGAAAGATGATAAACGTGGTTTTTCTTGCCTTGATGCCGAACACATAACGAGTAATATTATTGAACAATCCATTTAGTTTATGTTTACACGGATAGCCACAATTTACAAAGACAATCATAAAATAATGATGGCATATGTTTTAACAATTAAGATGCGAATGCGCATTCCGTACATTTTACCTACAACTATGTAAATTTACGTGACTATCTCAAGTTAATCTCTGGTTGAAGAAGACTCAGATTAGAAAAGTTGATGTGTCGAGGGGCTTTCTCGAGATAACAAGCACTTGAGACTTCTTAGGGAAGAGAGTTAGTGCATTGTCAGATTAGTTTATGTGGCATAAATTTTGGTTGatagcttttttaatttctgaattGAACCAAATAATGGCATAATCTCGCTTAGTCATTGTCTTGATTGGGACGTAagtgttaaatttatttactaagTTCTTCTGCAAATATTGAATTTGGTCGTCGGTTGATAACATGTTCATTACAGAGTGCCACTAAGATTTATTTACGTCATTGTTAAGCTTAACATAgtctatatttttaaaatccctTAAGCTAAAGTACTGAACGTCACCAGTTGTAGTGACACAGAAGTCAAACGTCACGAAAATTAAGTcatgttttggaaaaaaaggcATAGAAATTGGTCATATAATAAAATTCGTTTTAAGATGCTTTACTAAACTCTCCAGTACAACTCCATGGTGCCATTTCGGGCAGTACGAAAATGCCTAGAGTAAAGCCAAGTAGAAGGGGTTGAAAGCTAAGTCGCGATACAAAGCAGCGGTCAAGATTGGCGACCGAGTTGTTGGCAACGCCAATCTGACGCAAGCAGAAGCGGAAAGACTGGCATGGGCTACGGAGGAAGTAGAAAAAGACCGCGCATATTTTGGAACACGTGCTGGATGTGCCGCATCGAACCCAAAATCCGCCAACAAGTTAGAGGAGCAAATGGCCGTAAAGAGGCAGCGATCTACAGAAAGTGAAGGGAAGATGCCTAACACAAAAAGAAGGTGTAAAGGCGACGCTATAAAGCCAATCGCAAAGCACTCAACGAGAGACGGTGAAAAACCATCCACATCTAAAGCAGCGGCGGCAGTCAGTGAGCCCAGAAGCACTTGACCGTGGCGCTTACTGATCGCAGTAATCCGTTGGGACGAATAACGCAGGAGCAATAGAAGGTAGTTGAGATGAAACTACTGGAGGCTCTGTTCGAAAATATTGACTCTGATACGAGAGCAACAATGCCTACATTTGATCGAGCAGATTGGTTAAGTGGCGTCaagataataaaatgtaaagacGATCCCACTCTCACATGGGTTAAGGAAGCAGTGAAAAAACTCCAAAACCTATGGGAAGGGCATCTCTCGAAACCGTGGATCGGAGTTGCATACCAACGATACCGAAAGCTAAGTTGCTGAAACCACGCACGGTCAATAAAGAGTATGCTTTGAAGATCCTGCAACGACAAAATATGGATGTTTCTTCCGATAATTGGAAGGTGTTGAAGGTGGCTAAATCAGCAAGTGAGCATGGAGGCCAAAACTACATCATCCAAATTAATTAATCAGCGGAGAACATCTTATATGCAAGGTTTAGGGAAATGGCGTGGAGTATTGGTAGCGTGTACCTACGCAAAAAAACGCATCTCAACAGATATTTATCAAAACACGCTGGAAACCGCCCTAAATCTACAAGAAGTGAAGGAGGGTGAGGCATCCACCGTGAAGGAACCAAAGCCTGAGGCAGACGGTCCTTCAAATAAATCTTCGCGAGTAAAGAAAGCCTCAGTTGAGCTCCTTCAGAATCTAGGAGAGGAGCCAACGATGAGGCTCTGACACAAGAAAAATGGATTGGTTCGGGAAACCTGGTGACAATCCAGGACTGCAAAAGGGCAATACCTTTTAAGCTAAAGGGCAATACCTTTGGAAATCTTAGATATAAAAACTGGGATCTGTTTAGAAAATTGCTAATGTAAAAACCTGTGAGACCTCGCAGGTTTAGCTCTAGTGTTGAACTGGAAGAGAGTGTTAGAATAGCATATCACGCAGCATGCACTCCCCTACGCTTAAAACGCAGATCAAAGACACCTTGGTGAAACAAGGAGCTGGAATCAAAAAGGCGAAGTGTATTAGAATTCTCTAAGTTGGCACGGGCAGCCGACAATGAATCCTACTGTGAGGAATATAACGATTTATGACGAACATATAAGAAAGAGATACGTAGGGCCAAAAGAGAATCATTTAAAGACTTCTGTGGCAGTATAGAAAGTATAAACGAAGCGGCTTGGCTCAGGAAACAGTTATCGAAACATTCCACCACGCCCAATTTAATTCGCAAAACTAACGGAGACTGGTCTGATAGTTGTGAAGAATCACGATCCCTTGAGCGATAACGTAGTAAACATCACAGAAGAGTTTATTACAATCCAAAAAATAGAATGGCCATTAAACGCTTTTGACCCATTTAAATCGCCAGGCATAGACGGAATtttcccagccatgctccaaatAATGAGCTATCTTTTGGTACCATGGCTAAAAGCAATCTACACAGGATGTTTGAGGCTTAACTACATACCTGTTATCTGGAGAGAAGCAAGGGTTGTATTTATACCGAAAGCGGGTAAGAACAACCCGATACTCTCAATGGAGAGGCCCATTAGTTTAACCTCATTTCTTCTGAAAACGCTTGAGAAAATCCTTGACGCACACATCAGAGAAAATAGGATGTCAGACTTTATGGCTAAGGCACAACACGCATATACTAAAGGCAAACCCACAGAGATTGCGTTACGCTCACGAATATTAGTTATAGAGAAATCTCTAGAGTACAAGGAATATGCTTTTGGAGTATTTCTAGACATTAGTGGTGCATTCAACAATGCGTCGAGAGAAGCCATTTTAAGGGGCTTAAATAAAACGAATACTCTGGCTACTCGCAGTTAATGACCTACTAAAGAAATTTGAAGGTAAGGGCATCGAAACTAGTagcatacgcagatgacatagccATAGTAGTGACAGGCAAATACCTACGCACCATGAGTGACATAATGAATAACACACTCGCAGCAGTGCACCAATGGACAACACAGGCTGGCATAAATGCTGATAAAACGGATATGATACTTTTTGCTAGAAGGTACAAGATCCCCTATTGGCAACCCCCGAAGCTAAACGACAAGGAACTAACTCTTAAAAAGCATACAAAGAACCTTGGAGTAGTTTCTCATAGTAATCTATCATGGAAGTACAATATAttagagaggaagaaaaaggccagCAACGCACTATACGCATGTAAAAAGATGCTGGGAGTTGCATGGGGTCTATCTCCTGCTATAATGTATTGGTGCTATTCAGCtatagtaaagccaatattactatacGGTGCTCTGGTGTGGTGGACTGCGCTCAGAAAACCGACATATATAAagcctatggaaagtattcaacgtcCTGGTGCACTCTGCACAACAGGTGCATTGAGAACTACTCCAACGGCagcgcttgaaagaatactGAGCTTGTCACCGATTGATATTGCGGCGGAATGTGTTTAGCAGCTAAATCCGCCGTAAGATTCAGCGCGACAGgcgaatttacctgtaaaacattcggacatagctcaataggcatAAGTTACAGGGTCCAAACAGACTATATGTCTCCGAAATgcaattgggtgaagaaattccgaacaacaatagaagaagagggatGGAAAAAAGGAATGAAACCTAACCCAAATACTCTTGATATATTTACTGATGGCTCGAAAATGCTAGACGGAGTAGGGGCAGGGATCTCTTGCGCATTTAAGCTTCCTGATCGCtgcagtatctttcaagcagaagccTTTGCTGTAGGTAAAACTGCGGATATAGCTTCCGCAAAGACATCaagcaactccaaaataaatatatacgttcacagccaagctgcaataaaagcaataaactcatatgaaatatcATCTCAAAATGCTCTAAAAATCAGGAaagccatagagagattagtcgcagacagacggttgcatatctattgggtacacGGATATAaggacattgcaggaaacgaaacaCAATACCAATAAGAACTTCAAAATTATTACAGACAATGCTCTGCGCATTTATATGGTGTATTTTTAGCCCTTTTCTTCTCTTACAAAGCACCCGTAATATTGCTCAGTGATTTATACTTTGACTATTCCCTTCAATGACAAACTCAGTCAAAAGTGTCattgaaatgaaaagtaaaatcaTTAATAGATCTAAAAGTAACATTAACACATTTAAATTGCACAACAAAAGAGATATTTACAATTTGAAGTATCATCAATCTAAGAATCGCCACGAAAAAGAAAATACTCTTCGTCGGTTCCCACTAAGTTTCTCAGTGTTTGCATAGATGGCACACAAACAGGTGCGTCGCTAAGAGAGCGCTTCACAAAAATGTTCCCGTGCCTTGTGAAATCTGACaaaatttgtttctgtttttataaGCGCAACGCAGTTTTCAGCAATGTAGGATTTGCTTTAGTCAAGCATTCATTTGCATAAACTAACATATTGGAGTTGAAGCCTGCAGGCCTTAGGCACAATTTGTGGTTGTTGcgattgaaaaaatcgatttgagaAATGCTGCCTTCTTCTTAGGAGAGCTGAACTTTACAATAATCGAAGCGTCAGTTTTTTGTGCTGGTAGATTTGTGCATTCGAAAAAGGCTCTTGACCTCAGGTAACGTAGTACTATAGCACTGTAGGTAGTTGAGCTGCAGATATTGTTCAGCGTTCACCTTAAATCTTCTCCCTTTTATGCTGGTATGCCGTGTAAACAAGTATCAGAGGCCATTTCAGCTCTGGGATTAAGCTGGCTTCACAGTGAGCAGACTTCAACGCATATCTTCGTTTTAAGAACACAAACGTCATTGTGCAACTTCTCTAATTCGGCACAGTCACGTTTCATTGTCTCTACTCTTTCTTGAAGAGatttaatgctgaaaacagtgaacaccgcaaaCGCAATCCCGACTCAGTTGttccgatcaaactaatgagaaccccatgtaaatgaaaagttccttccttccgtatggtagtaccgtagattttatttcacgatatttcaaaaattcccGTGATACCgactcagctgattgctctctcaccacacagtgttgccaagcagcaCATTTCGAaaccatttacaaaataaacttagaaaaattataatttttgttaaaatagcttaaaaatactgttgaataatgttaaatatagataaatgaattatttgcatttgttggtttttggctttggtttattaaacaatgaaaaattgtaactgataaagcggatgtgtgaaaaagtgtgtaagcaaaaatatcaatggcaaaattgtgtagatacaaccaaacacatacacacgcaaaccgatgtattgtgtaaatatgtaattaaaagaaagcagttgttctcgggggtgagtttttgtgcacggtaagggaTTGCGATCCtaattaggattgccaggattaatattctcttttttttattgtgggcaaaaagtaaggggaatttggttgtaaaatgaaaaatctttatttattcgtgtaaatcaatttcgtcccattcaaaataatcccctcttgATGAAATacaccaacgatttttccaatccccggaacatgccaaatagtccatttccggtatagccatcaacaccttcttcgattcagcttttatctcctcaatcgactcgaaacgcgttccccggagtggtttcttgagttttgggaattgccagaagtcacacggagccaaatcaggcgaatacggtggttgcggtggttgcgaagaacgagtgcagtgtgagacggtgcattatcgtgatgcaaaaaccaagagttgttggcccataattctggtctttttagacgaattgcttcacgtaaacgaagcataacgctcaaataatattccttattaacagtttggccaggtggaaggaattcatagtgcaccataccacgaaaatcgaaaaaaactgtcataatgacctttattttttaacgactttgacgtgctcttttcggtctggcctcgcctctAGCACGATATtcacttgattggtcggttgtttcagggtcgtaagcataaatccaagtctcatctcccgtaatgatgcatttgagcttgtcctgatagtctgcaagcattgtttcacacacatcaacgcgacgactttttccaagaaattgagagttttcggtaccaaacgagatttgacttttcgtaggcccaaatggtctttcaaaatggttttcacagattcttctgatattccgatcatatcagtaaggtctttaacagttaaccgacgatttttgagcactaactccttcactttattgacgtgttggtcatctgttgacgtcgatggtcgtccggagcgctccaagtcatcaacacgttctcgaccctctttgaagtccttgtaccacttataaacatttttctgcaacatggtcgaatcaccaaatgccttctgcaacgtTCTAAacatttccgcagccgaaatttcattccgcaaacaaaatttgatggcacttctctgctcaatcaaatcaggcattgtaaaaatcgaaaaatgcactcttggtcgtttggtaaacacaagcgtaaatatattactgataatgacattcacatgaaagtagGCCCAGAtcttattaacagtgctgccaactcatgaaaaaaataactagagcgaaattttaatcccgcgaactttgacaaataaataaGATGAactaattttcatataagatgtaattATGTtacttacaataaaataatcaaaacataaattttacaatagtatttaagaaagtgtaaaataaagaaagacagTTCATTATTGATTCAACCTTAAAcccatgtgttttattttttttcgttgttctCCGCTCCGGGAATAAAAGTGCGAAGCTCGTGAGGTATGTAGGTCattgttgcttcagtgcatatatgtacatacatatttatgcaacactatatttattaaagatgcaattgaacttagttgtcccatatatgcaaatacgtttctttgaagttttcttttatttatttaaattaaatttgaagttttatactatttagaaaatgcatacatatatgattcTCTGTAGTACAATgtagattgaaaaaaaatatagtgcaTCGTTGCTGCAGTGCACATACTATGTAACattataagaattgaagatgcaatcgAACTTTTCCACAAACATAActctaataatatacatacatacatacatatgtatatattgagcAACACTCTTATGTATGCTGTATGAATtctcatttaaaattaatttcgacccGAAAACTTATAGCGTTTTCgtttctacacaaaaatgttGCCATGCCGACgtacaaaagttattcaatgtcgCACTTCAGCCTGTGAAACTGCAACCATTTTTAAGGTTCAGTGCAGCCCTTCACATTTATAAAAGAACACAAACTGTAACCCTGAAATGCAATCAGCTGTTTTTTCGCGCGCTAATCGGACAACGAATTGCAGAAATTTTTGGTGgacagtttaaaataaaaaaataaaagaatgctAGCTAATGAAGAAAGTCCTATTAGCAGCAAAACAGTTACAGGTAAAATGAGAATGTCTTGACTTTTCTATCAACtgtgaaaaagtgaaaatgcTAATTATTTAAACGGTCTTTTTTGGTAGCATGGACGGAAGGCGAAACGAGACTTCTGCTGGATAAATACGCCTCCTATTTACCGGGCATTGGTCCCTTCAAGCAGTTAAAGACAAAAAAGGACATGTGGATGAAAATTGGCGCAGAGTTCAATGGGAAAAGTTGGAAGCAGTGTGAAAAAAGGTATAAGACCATCATGAAACGTAAAAAAGTGGCGGTGGGAAATAGCAGGACCTCAGGTGCAAAACCCCAAAAGCTACAGTTTGAAGAAGAGCtcgaaaaaatatgcaaaatagatGATTCCATTGAGCCGGCAGTTAAAATAAGTAGCCAATGTATGATAAAAAAAGAGGTCgcagcaaaagaaaagcaaagaaagaggAAAACGCTCCCAGACACTATGTTAGAAATTGCTGCTAGGCAGGAGGGTGCCAGAGAGAAGCGACACAAGGAAAGAATGGAGAAAGCTGCAagaatcgaaagccttttggaaAAGTGCATCAGTGAAAACAAACCAGCTTGAAGCTGTGGGCGTGTGAGGTAAGTTATTAAAGCCGGTTTGAATTGTGTATGCTGCTTATGATCCATTAAAtgttaattgaaatattttggttttgcaGGCTTCTGCAATTTAGTATAAAATGGGAGGAAGTGCCTTTCGTTCCTGGTCCAACGTTTcgcctatttattttttactttgtacctgcttgaagcaaataaatatgatctcccttattttcaataaatacaatatataaaacaaaagaaaaagtagttttttaatatttattgaagtttCTTTCAAGGTACATCTCGTTAATGCAATTAGTGCGTTCGAAAACTGTGCTAGtccaaaattttacatatttggtCTCTTCATTGACTGGCCTTAAAACGTTCCTTAGCTGTTAATATTGTACAAATAAGGGGAAATGCCAAAcgaagttaaaaataatttttttgatttcctcGGAACGTTAATTTTGAACATTTACTGTTTTTGAGCTAACCTATTCAATGTTGCTAAGtagaaaatttccaaatttaggtacttaaaaaaaacatgtcAAAAAAGTGACTTTATTTGGCTTCTTTTTATTTCGTCCAGCTCAGTAAGAACAGTGTCGCTTACTTCGAAAGGAAAATGTTGTTCCTGAACGGAAGCAGGATCAACGCAGTATTCTTTTTTCTCTATAAAATCTTGTTTCTCTATGCAAATATTATGAAGTACGCAGCATGCTACTATAAATTTCGCTGTAGTCTCAACTTCATGAAAATCTAATCGCATAAGTTGCCGGAAACGACATTTTAAGAACCCAAAGGCGTTTTCAATTCGGACCCGTGTTTGACTAAATTTGTAATT
The Anastrepha ludens isolate Willacy chromosome X, idAnaLude1.1, whole genome shotgun sequence DNA segment above includes these coding regions:
- the LOC128869306 gene encoding uncharacterized protein LOC128869306; this encodes MLANEESPISSKTVTAWTEGETRLLLDKYASYLPGIGPFKQLKTKKDMWMKIGAEFNGKSWKQCEKRYKTIMKRKKVAVGNSRTSGAKPQKLQFEEELEKICKIDDSIEPAVKISSQCMIKKEVAAKEKQRKRKTLPDTMLEIAARQEGAREKRHKERMEKAARIESLLEKCISENKPA